In a genomic window of Feifania hominis:
- a CDS encoding lysophospholipid acyltransferase family protein, whose protein sequence is MPDFHKEWKRMRCIVWYIVFFLFLILILPLYFVIWLMEVCGARRTHDRMVRWLVHLWSGMLLGLAGVRLEVEGQENLTDEPAVIVGNHQGDFDIPVLLRILNWPPSMISKKEVRHIPLLGMWMRRLHCVFIDRSNPQSAIEKINTECDKLIKARYSVQMFPEGTRSRGGEIKRFKKGAFKVAEHTGAPILPIVMEGSYKALEANNFWIKPCTVYVRVLPRIPVQGLSREELDALPETVRELVVATHAQLLQRAARDQSQKDATLGTAEA, encoded by the coding sequence ATGCCCGATTTTCATAAGGAGTGGAAGCGGATGCGCTGCATCGTCTGGTATATTGTCTTTTTCCTGTTCTTGATTCTCATCTTGCCGCTCTATTTCGTCATCTGGCTGATGGAAGTATGCGGCGCGCGCCGCACACACGACAGAATGGTGCGCTGGCTTGTCCACCTCTGGTCCGGCATGCTACTGGGCCTTGCCGGTGTCCGGCTCGAGGTGGAGGGACAAGAGAACCTCACCGATGAGCCCGCGGTCATCGTCGGCAACCACCAGGGGGACTTTGACATCCCCGTGCTGCTGCGCATTTTGAACTGGCCCCCTTCGATGATCTCGAAAAAAGAGGTGCGTCACATTCCGCTGCTCGGTATGTGGATGAGGCGGCTGCACTGCGTGTTCATCGACCGCTCAAATCCGCAGTCGGCCATTGAGAAGATCAACACCGAGTGTGACAAGCTGATCAAAGCGCGCTACTCGGTACAGATGTTCCCCGAGGGGACGCGCAGCCGCGGCGGCGAGATCAAACGTTTTAAAAAGGGCGCGTTCAAAGTTGCCGAGCACACGGGCGCGCCGATTTTGCCCATCGTGATGGAGGGCAGTTACAAGGCGCTTGAGGCAAACAACTTCTGGATCAAGCCGTGTACGGTTTACGTCAGAGTGCTGCCTCGTATCCCGGTGCAGGGACTCTCACGTGAGGAACTCGACGCCCTGCCCGAGACGGTCCGTGAGCTGGTTGTCGCCACGCATGCACAGCTTTTGCAGCGGGCCGCACGCGATCAGAGCCAGAAGGACGCGACACTGGGAACCGCCGAGGCATAA
- a CDS encoding DNA-3-methyladenine glycosylase family protein, which produces MESFDNTVIEQRDPMYFCYTAAQLDYLRSRDRILGVAIDRIGPVRREVNPDLFSALVNSIVGQQISTKAQTTIWRRICDEMGCVTPAQVLARGPEGMQRFGISMRKAQYICAAAERVRSGEFDIGTLAGLPDDEVCRVLSAMPGIGVWTAEMLMTFSMQRPDIVSFGDLAIQRGIRMLYRHRKVTPELFRRYRRRWSPCGTVASLYLWAVAGGAIEGLRDPAARRKNF; this is translated from the coding sequence ATGGAGAGCTTTGACAACACAGTCATCGAACAGCGCGACCCAATGTATTTTTGCTATACGGCGGCGCAGCTTGATTATCTGCGCTCGCGAGACAGGATTCTCGGCGTAGCCATCGACCGCATCGGCCCGGTGCGCCGGGAAGTCAACCCCGACCTCTTCTCGGCGCTTGTCAATTCCATTGTAGGCCAGCAGATTTCGACCAAGGCGCAGACGACCATCTGGAGGCGCATCTGTGATGAGATGGGCTGTGTCACCCCGGCACAAGTGCTTGCGCGGGGTCCCGAGGGCATGCAGCGCTTTGGCATCTCCATGCGAAAGGCGCAGTATATCTGCGCCGCGGCCGAGCGTGTGCGCAGCGGTGAATTTGATATCGGCACGCTTGCCGGATTGCCGGACGACGAGGTCTGCCGCGTGCTCTCGGCGATGCCGGGCATCGGTGTGTGGACGGCTGAGATGCTCATGACGTTCTCCATGCAGCGCCCCGACATCGTCAGCTTTGGCGATCTTGCCATTCAGAGGGGAATCCGTATGCTCTACCGCCACAGAAAGGTCACACCGGAGCTCTTTCGGCGCTATCGTCGACGCTGGTCGCCCTGCGGCACGGTCGCGAGCCTCTATCTCTGGGCCGTTGCAGGCGGCGCCATTGAGGGCCTGCGTGACCCCGCGGCACGCAGGAAAAACTTTTGA
- a CDS encoding aldo/keto reductase, whose product MEKRIFAAGAEELSLLGFGSMRLPQRSEDPTDIDEALATRMFDYAIENGVNYFDTAYPYHRGESERFVGRTLSRHPRDSYHLASKMPTWLVKSEADLERIFNEQLEKCRVDYFDFYLAHNLNVDYYDILRRTGIYEFMSRKKKEGKIRHLGFSFHDRPELLTRIVEEHEWDFAQIQLNYLDWELQNAARQYEILTDHGLPVVVMEPVRGGTLATLSESACQILRAADPSASPASWAIRFAASLPNVMTVLSGMSNMEQVQDNVATMNAFFPLTEREREVIAEALHAFKLASTIPCTGCRYCMDCPAGVDIPGVFATYNQYCINKNAIAFETGYDVLGAEHQASHCVNCKACLPKCPQHIAIPDRLREIDQTAKKLFSQT is encoded by the coding sequence ATGGAGAAACGCATTTTCGCCGCAGGCGCAGAGGAGTTGTCGCTGCTCGGTTTCGGCAGCATGCGCCTGCCCCAGAGGAGCGAGGATCCCACCGACATCGACGAGGCTCTTGCCACGAGGATGTTTGACTATGCCATTGAAAACGGAGTCAACTATTTTGACACCGCCTACCCCTACCACAGAGGCGAGTCCGAGCGGTTCGTCGGGCGGACGCTCTCGCGCCACCCGCGTGACAGCTACCACCTTGCCAGCAAGATGCCCACCTGGCTTGTCAAAAGCGAGGCCGATCTCGAGCGGATCTTCAACGAGCAGCTCGAGAAGTGCAGGGTCGATTACTTCGATTTTTATCTGGCCCACAATTTGAATGTCGACTACTATGATATTCTGCGCCGCACGGGAATTTATGAGTTTATGAGCCGCAAGAAAAAAGAGGGAAAAATCCGCCATCTTGGCTTTTCCTTTCACGACCGGCCCGAGCTTCTCACCCGCATTGTGGAGGAACACGAGTGGGATTTTGCCCAGATTCAGCTGAATTACCTCGACTGGGAGCTTCAAAATGCCGCGCGCCAGTATGAGATTTTGACCGATCATGGTCTGCCTGTTGTGGTGATGGAGCCGGTTCGCGGCGGTACGCTTGCGACTCTCAGCGAGAGCGCCTGTCAGATTCTGCGGGCCGCAGACCCATCGGCGAGCCCCGCCTCCTGGGCAATTCGATTCGCGGCGTCTCTGCCGAATGTGATGACGGTGCTCAGCGGCATGTCGAACATGGAGCAGGTGCAGGACAACGTCGCCACCATGAACGCCTTTTTCCCGCTCACCGAACGCGAGCGTGAGGTGATAGCCGAGGCGCTTCACGCTTTCAAACTCGCCTCCACCATCCCCTGCACGGGCTGCCGATACTGTATGGACTGCCCGGCCGGCGTCGACATTCCGGGGGTCTTTGCGACCTACAACCAGTATTGCATCAACAAAAACGCCATTGCCTTTGAGACGGGCTACGACGTACTCGGCGCCGAGCACCAGGCAAGTCACTGTGTCAACTGCAAGGCCTGCCTGCCGAAGTGCCCGCAGCACATCGCCATTCCCGATCGGTTGCGCGAGATTGACCAAACGGCGAAGAAGCTCTTTTCACAAACCTGA
- a CDS encoding ABC transporter ATP-binding protein, with product MLELQQLTWTAPEGGQIVRGVNLTIPDGKLTAITGPNGGGKTTLAKLIAGLLTPDSGKILLDGEDITALDVTERAQRGVSYAFQQPVRFKGLTVRDLVELAAGDKLPEQSLCDMLSKVGLCAREYIDREVNASLSGGEIKRIEIATVLARHTRLSVFDEPEAGIDLWSFTNLIDVFREMRQKLDGSLVVISHQERILSIADEIVVIADGRIQNAGAREEVLPSLLAEGGACPACPKGSKGGSYE from the coding sequence ATGCTCGAACTGCAACAGCTCACCTGGACCGCCCCGGAGGGCGGCCAGATTGTCAGGGGTGTGAACCTGACCATACCCGACGGCAAGCTCACCGCCATCACCGGTCCAAACGGGGGCGGCAAGACGACGCTTGCCAAACTCATCGCCGGGCTTCTTACGCCCGACTCGGGAAAAATTCTTCTGGATGGAGAGGACATCACCGCGCTCGACGTGACCGAGCGTGCGCAGCGCGGTGTCAGCTACGCCTTTCAGCAGCCGGTGCGCTTTAAGGGGCTGACCGTGCGCGACCTTGTCGAGCTCGCCGCAGGGGACAAGCTCCCTGAGCAATCTCTCTGCGACATGCTCAGTAAGGTCGGACTCTGCGCGCGCGAATACATTGACCGCGAGGTAAACGCCAGTCTCTCGGGCGGCGAGATCAAACGAATAGAAATTGCGACCGTTCTCGCCCGCCACACCCGCCTGAGCGTCTTTGACGAACCCGAGGCCGGCATCGATCTGTGGAGCTTTACCAATCTGATTGATGTGTTTCGCGAGATGCGCCAAAAGCTCGACGGCTCTCTCGTGGTCATCTCGCACCAGGAGCGCATTCTCTCAATCGCCGATGAGATCGTCGTGATTGCCGACGGCCGGATTCAAAACGCCGGAGCGCGCGAGGAGGTCCTCCCCTCTCTGCTCGCTGAGGGCGGAGCGTGCCCGGCCTGCCCCAAGGGGAGTAAGGGAGGTAGCTATGAATAA
- a CDS encoding SufB/SufD family protein: MNNITEKLLAAVSDWTGSFKGAFNIREDGGCAGRRSTEHIKIEPKTGEPGLDIRILPGTRGESVSIPACVTHGNVDDLVYNDFFVGEGADVTIVAGCGVHTEDGEPARHNGIHRFFLGKNSHVVYLEKHLGTGSGSGLRSIDPVTEVTLAEGAVLEMDTSQIGGVDRTTRKMSASLGPRARLIIHERLLTEADQTAETDFVVTLDGEDSGVDLISRSVARGRSKQHYRSVIYGNARCTGHSECDAIIADDGQVSAAPELTANHPDAALIHEAAIGKIAGEQILKLRTLGLTEQQAEEKIVAGFLK; this comes from the coding sequence ATGAATAACATTACGGAAAAACTGCTCGCCGCCGTGAGCGATTGGACAGGCTCTTTCAAAGGCGCTTTCAACATCCGCGAAGACGGCGGCTGCGCCGGCAGACGTTCGACCGAACACATCAAAATTGAACCCAAGACCGGCGAGCCAGGCCTCGACATTCGCATTCTGCCGGGCACCAGGGGAGAGAGCGTCTCCATCCCCGCCTGTGTCACCCACGGAAATGTGGACGATCTGGTCTACAACGACTTCTTTGTCGGCGAGGGCGCCGACGTGACCATTGTGGCCGGCTGCGGCGTCCACACCGAAGACGGAGAGCCCGCGCGCCACAACGGCATTCACCGCTTTTTCCTCGGGAAGAACTCCCATGTGGTGTATCTGGAAAAACACCTGGGAACCGGTTCGGGCAGCGGCCTGCGCTCGATCGACCCCGTGACGGAGGTTACGCTCGCCGAGGGGGCCGTGCTCGAGATGGACACCTCTCAAATCGGCGGCGTCGACCGCACCACCCGCAAGATGAGCGCCTCGCTCGGCCCGCGGGCTAGGCTGATCATCCACGAACGGCTCCTCACCGAAGCGGATCAGACCGCCGAGACCGACTTTGTCGTCACCCTCGATGGGGAGGACTCCGGCGTCGATCTCATCTCGCGCTCTGTGGCGCGGGGCCGGTCAAAGCAGCACTATCGCTCGGTGATCTACGGCAATGCCCGCTGCACCGGCCACTCCGAATGCGATGCGATCATCGCCGACGACGGGCAGGTTTCCGCCGCCCCCGAGCTGACCGCGAACCACCCCGACGCCGCCCTCATCCACGAGGCGGCCATCGGCAAAATCGCCGGCGAGCAGATTTTAAAGCTGCGCACACTCGGGCTCACCGAGCAGCAGGCTGAGGAGAAGATCGTCGCAGGATTTCTGAAGTGA
- a CDS encoding putative ABC transporter permease has product MKKQLVTKKESAGVFGLGAVVYSLMEIGWRGFTHWTMTLTGGLCTLLMYRFNVAFRKIKMWKKCLAGCAIVTSIEFTVGVLVNRLAHWHVWDYSRERGNLMGQVCVKYSFFWFLLAGPMVVITNILRKKVFHSRPRLKA; this is encoded by the coding sequence ATGAAAAAACAACTTGTCACCAAAAAGGAGAGCGCAGGCGTCTTTGGCCTGGGCGCGGTCGTCTACAGTCTCATGGAGATCGGCTGGCGCGGATTCACTCACTGGACCATGACACTGACGGGCGGATTGTGCACGCTTCTGATGTACCGCTTCAATGTCGCTTTTCGAAAAATCAAGATGTGGAAGAAGTGCCTGGCGGGCTGCGCCATTGTCACCTCCATTGAATTCACCGTCGGCGTGCTGGTCAACAGACTGGCCCACTGGCATGTGTGGGACTACTCCCGCGAACGCGGAAATCTGATGGGCCAGGTGTGCGTCAAGTACTCCTTTTTCTGGTTTCTGCTCGCGGGTCCCATGGTTGTCATCACCAACATTCTTCGCAAAAAAGTCTTTCACAGCCGCCCGCGCCTGAAAGCATAA
- a CDS encoding helix-turn-helix transcriptional regulator translates to MPKAPNQKLKLLHLMQILLEQTDENHALSISDIIDKLARCGITAERKSLYDDLEALRAFGLDIETVKSRSVGYYIASRSFEPPELKLLVDAVQSCKFITAKKSAELIKKIESLTSVHEARLLQRQVYVQNRVKTMNESVYYNIDTIHSAISAGCKIRFQYVEWTVEKNSRPRRGGRFYEVSPYALVWDDEFYYLVAFETESASVRHYRVDKMKAISVTQTARDGAHHFADLDMALYARRMFGMWHAEDQVVRLRFANRLVGVVIDRFGRDIPIVPDGDDRFTVTLTLATSPQFFAWIMGFGSEAEILSPPTVRQALANQLEQIAALYR, encoded by the coding sequence ATGCCAAAAGCACCGAATCAGAAGCTCAAGCTTCTGCACCTGATGCAGATTCTGCTTGAGCAGACTGACGAGAACCACGCGCTTTCCATCTCAGACATCATCGATAAACTCGCCCGCTGCGGTATCACCGCCGAACGCAAGAGCCTCTACGACGATCTGGAGGCTCTGCGCGCTTTCGGGCTTGACATTGAGACCGTTAAGAGCCGCAGCGTCGGCTACTACATCGCCAGCCGCTCCTTTGAGCCGCCCGAGCTCAAGCTGCTTGTCGATGCGGTACAGAGCTGTAAATTCATTACGGCGAAGAAGTCAGCCGAACTCATCAAAAAAATTGAGAGCCTCACGAGCGTCCATGAGGCCCGTCTGCTCCAGCGTCAGGTCTATGTGCAGAATCGTGTCAAGACCATGAACGAGAGCGTCTACTACAACATCGACACCATCCATTCGGCGATTTCCGCAGGGTGCAAAATCCGCTTTCAGTACGTGGAGTGGACAGTCGAGAAGAACAGCCGCCCCCGGCGAGGCGGCAGGTTTTATGAGGTGAGTCCCTACGCCCTGGTGTGGGACGACGAATTTTACTATCTCGTGGCATTTGAGACCGAGAGCGCGTCCGTGCGCCACTACCGTGTCGACAAGATGAAAGCCATCAGCGTGACACAGACGGCCCGCGACGGCGCGCATCACTTTGCCGATCTCGATATGGCCCTGTATGCGCGCAGAATGTTCGGCATGTGGCACGCAGAGGATCAGGTTGTCCGCCTGCGCTTTGCAAACAGACTTGTGGGCGTTGTCATCGACCGCTTCGGGCGGGATATTCCCATTGTTCCGGACGGGGACGACCGCTTCACGGTCACGCTTACACTTGCGACAAGTCCCCAGTTTTTCGCGTGGATCATGGGCTTTGGCAGCGAGGCTGAAATTCTCTCCCCGCCGACAGTTCGCCAGGCCCTGGCCAACCAGCTCGAGCAGATCGCCGCTCTCTACCGGTAG
- a CDS encoding YcxB family protein, with translation MRFPLVNTSLYTEPFLREFSRWTLRPLFRTGCVLLGTLTLLGGILLLIWYEHRHRALCLFLLAASVYFWWQLFSAPKRLAARRYHSDLDLYHEPVTAVTAFSPDGFTHKNLQSGGMVTLAYRQIRRVVQTRSMVILLLEKHMAIPLARDGFGGESCASFLAFLHDRRADLKIKF, from the coding sequence ATGCGATTCCCCCTTGTCAACACCAGTCTTTATACGGAGCCATTTCTGCGCGAGTTCAGCCGGTGGACTCTGCGCCCGCTGTTTCGCACGGGCTGCGTTCTCTTGGGAACTCTCACGCTGCTCGGCGGAATTTTACTGCTGATTTGGTATGAGCACCGCCACCGTGCTCTATGCCTGTTTCTGCTCGCCGCCAGCGTCTATTTCTGGTGGCAGCTCTTCAGCGCTCCAAAGCGTCTGGCAGCCCGCCGGTATCACAGCGATCTCGACCTCTACCATGAGCCCGTAACGGCTGTGACTGCGTTTTCCCCCGACGGTTTCACCCATAAGAACCTCCAGTCCGGCGGCATGGTCACCTTGGCATACCGTCAGATCCGCCGGGTGGTGCAGACCCGCAGCATGGTCATTCTCCTGCTTGAAAAACACATGGCCATTCCCCTGGCGCGTGACGGTTTTGGCGGTGAGAGCTGCGCGTCTTTTCTCGCCTTTCTTCACGACCGGCGCGCCGATCTCAAAATCAAATTCTGA
- a CDS encoding NAD(P)/FAD-dependent oxidoreductase: MFDSIIVGGGCAGLTAAIYLIRAGWRPVVYEAAVTGGQIAVSAEVENYPGFVKISGPELAGKIADQARELGVEIRYEPVTALEVREGENSVITPSGIEHGRTLILALGAVRRKLSCPGEDRLTGAGVSYCATCDGAFFKGKKVLVVGGGNTALEDALFLSNVASDVFLVHRRDRFTADRILTQAVTARSNIALLLDSEVTEILGETAVSAARIQNRITGETRQLDVSGVFIAVGLIPQNGIAEGQLPLDSRGYFDAGEDCATSTAGVFVAGDCRRKPLRQILTAASDGAVAGWAAAGWLNEH; encoded by the coding sequence ATGTTCGACAGTATCATTGTCGGCGGCGGCTGTGCAGGGCTCACTGCTGCCATCTATCTCATCCGCGCAGGCTGGCGGCCTGTCGTCTACGAAGCCGCCGTGACCGGCGGGCAGATCGCCGTGAGCGCCGAGGTGGAAAACTACCCGGGGTTCGTCAAGATCTCCGGACCCGAGCTCGCGGGCAAAATTGCCGATCAGGCACGAGAGCTTGGCGTCGAGATCCGCTATGAGCCCGTGACGGCGCTCGAAGTCCGTGAGGGTGAAAACAGTGTCATTACACCCTCCGGTATCGAACATGGCCGCACGCTCATTCTCGCGCTCGGCGCAGTCCGCCGCAAGCTGAGCTGTCCCGGCGAAGATCGTCTGACGGGCGCCGGCGTCAGCTATTGCGCCACTTGCGACGGCGCTTTTTTCAAGGGCAAAAAAGTTCTGGTTGTCGGCGGTGGCAATACGGCGCTCGAGGACGCGCTCTTTTTGTCCAATGTGGCGTCAGACGTGTTTCTTGTACACCGGCGGGATCGCTTCACCGCCGACCGCATTCTCACACAGGCGGTGACGGCACGCTCGAACATCGCTCTGCTGCTCGACAGCGAGGTGACTGAAATACTCGGGGAGACCGCCGTCAGCGCCGCCCGGATTCAAAACCGCATCACCGGCGAGACCCGGCAGCTCGACGTTTCGGGCGTCTTCATCGCGGTGGGTCTCATTCCCCAAAACGGCATTGCCGAGGGGCAGCTGCCGCTCGACAGCCGCGGCTATTTTGACGCCGGCGAGGACTGCGCGACATCCACTGCCGGCGTCTTTGTCGCGGGTGACTGCCGGCGCAAACCGCTGCGGCAAATACTCACCGCAGCATCGGATGGCGCTGTGGCCGGTTGGGCCGCGGCCGGCTGGCTCAACGAACACTGA
- a CDS encoding NAD-dependent protein deacylase, producing MDKKLAALIENSQNIVFFGGAGVSTESGIPDFRGAGGLYRMRSEIPPETIVSHSFFLSHPEQFFRFYREHMVFPDARPNAAHRALAALERAGRLRAVITQNIDGLHQLAGSRAVYELHGSIHRNHCMRCGRSFGLDTILREAPVPLCPCGGTIKPDVVLYEEPLDSAVLNAAVKAIERADLLIVGGTSLSVYPAAGLLRYYRGGPLVLINRTPTPYDREADLLLTENIGEVFAGFTAE from the coding sequence ATGGATAAAAAGCTCGCGGCTCTGATTGAAAACAGCCAGAACATTGTCTTCTTCGGCGGGGCGGGCGTCTCCACCGAGAGTGGTATCCCGGATTTTCGGGGCGCAGGAGGCCTCTATCGGATGCGCAGCGAAATACCGCCCGAGACCATTGTCAGCCACAGTTTTTTTCTGAGCCATCCGGAGCAGTTTTTTCGTTTCTACCGGGAGCATATGGTCTTTCCGGATGCCCGGCCGAACGCGGCTCACCGCGCACTCGCGGCGCTCGAGCGCGCCGGGCGGCTTCGGGCAGTCATCACACAGAATATCGACGGGCTGCACCAGCTCGCCGGCAGCAGAGCGGTCTATGAGCTGCACGGCTCCATCCACCGCAACCACTGCATGCGCTGCGGGCGCTCTTTCGGGCTCGACACCATTTTGCGCGAAGCACCGGTGCCGCTCTGCCCCTGCGGGGGCACCATCAAGCCGGATGTGGTGCTCTATGAGGAGCCGCTTGACAGCGCTGTGTTAAACGCGGCCGTAAAGGCCATTGAGAGAGCGGATCTGCTCATTGTCGGCGGCACGTCGCTTTCGGTCTATCCGGCGGCGGGACTGCTGCGCTATTACAGGGGCGGCCCGCTCGTATTGATCAACCGCACCCCCACACCCTACGACCGCGAGGCCGACCTGCTGCTCACAGAGAACATTGGCGAGGTCTTCGCCGGATTTACCGCCGAGTAA
- a CDS encoding amidase domain-containing protein, which produces MLIETGYNRDAAVAYAQKWAFGRNPRYLDFEDLGGDCTNYASQCIYAGCGVMNYTPVYGWFYDSASRRTASWTGVEFLYKFLVGNRDVGPYATQTTLDQLEPGDLVQLGDAGGHFYHSPVVVSVAYGEIYVAAHTFDAWMRPLSSYQFARSRPLHIMGARKYG; this is translated from the coding sequence ATGCTGATTGAAACAGGCTATAACCGAGACGCAGCGGTCGCCTATGCCCAGAAGTGGGCCTTTGGGCGAAACCCGCGCTATCTCGACTTTGAAGACCTCGGAGGCGACTGCACGAACTACGCCTCTCAGTGCATCTACGCCGGCTGCGGCGTAATGAATTACACGCCGGTCTACGGCTGGTTCTATGACAGCGCGAGCCGGCGGACCGCCTCCTGGACAGGCGTGGAATTCCTCTACAAATTTCTCGTGGGGAACCGCGATGTCGGCCCCTATGCCACGCAGACCACTCTGGATCAGCTGGAACCCGGCGACCTTGTTCAGCTCGGCGACGCCGGCGGGCATTTCTATCACAGTCCCGTCGTCGTATCGGTCGCCTACGGGGAGATCTATGTGGCCGCTCACACCTTTGACGCCTGGATGCGGCCCCTTTCGAGCTATCAATTTGCCCGCTCGCGACCTCTTCACATCATGGGGGCGCGCAAGTACGGCTGA
- a CDS encoding helix-turn-helix domain-containing protein: MLTECIGRNIRRCRERKHYTQEQFANMAEISPAHLRVLERGRGNPTAKTLEKIARCLGVTLHELIREDEPVDLDRCCGQWVYRSFHEICYRSDLGVYQTYSLCARRSTPGEETIHVVHDVSLRREVVARMSSIFTAHHLSPVHFHEIVEYFLS, from the coding sequence ATGTTAACGGAGTGTATTGGCCGCAATATCAGACGATGTCGGGAGAGGAAACACTACACCCAGGAACAATTTGCGAATATGGCCGAAATCAGTCCCGCACATTTGAGAGTTTTGGAGCGCGGCCGCGGAAATCCGACTGCCAAGACGCTTGAGAAGATCGCCCGCTGTCTCGGTGTGACATTGCATGAGCTCATTCGCGAGGATGAGCCGGTGGACCTAGACCGATGTTGCGGTCAGTGGGTGTATCGAAGCTTTCATGAGATCTGCTACCGCAGCGACCTGGGAGTTTACCAGACCTACAGCCTGTGTGCGCGGCGATCCACGCCGGGAGAGGAGACCATACACGTTGTGCATGATGTCTCACTGCGCCGGGAAGTGGTGGCGAGGATGAGCAGCATCTTCACAGCTCATCACCTCTCGCCGGTCCACTTCCACGAAATCGTGGAGTATTTTTTGTCCTGA
- a CDS encoding helix-turn-helix domain-containing protein: MEPIDRILMMLRERKVDQQDFAKAIGVRKQTVSEWKSGKTKSYLKYINQIAEYFDVSVDYLLGASKKSRPGEDDELIEYLEQLKNRPEMRMLFNISKDATKEDVEKAVRIIEALRK, translated from the coding sequence ATGGAACCCATTGACAGAATCCTCATGATGCTTCGAGAGCGCAAAGTGGACCAGCAGGACTTTGCCAAAGCCATCGGCGTGCGCAAGCAGACGGTCAGCGAATGGAAATCCGGCAAGACCAAATCCTATCTCAAGTACATCAACCAGATCGCCGAGTACTTTGACGTCTCGGTCGACTATCTGCTCGGCGCATCAAAAAAGAGCCGCCCCGGTGAGGACGACGAGCTCATCGAGTATCTTGAACAACTGAAAAACAGGCCAGAGATGCGCATGCTCTTCAATATTTCCAAGGATGCAACCAAGGAGGATGTGGAAAAGGCAGTCCGGATCATCGAGGCCTTACGAAAGTAG
- a CDS encoding cold-shock protein: protein MNGTVKWFNAEKGYGFISNDEGGEDVFVHFSAIVADGFKTLTEGQKVTFDTEVDSRSNGKVRAVNVQVVG, encoded by the coding sequence ATGAACGGAACTGTAAAATGGTTTAACGCTGAGAAAGGCTATGGCTTTATCTCCAACGACGAGGGCGGCGAGGATGTCTTTGTGCACTTCTCGGCCATCGTTGCCGACGGCTTCAAAACCCTCACCGAGGGCCAGAAAGTCACCTTTGATACCGAGGTTGACTCGAGAAGCAACGGCAAAGTCCGCGCGGTCAACGTGCAGGTTGTCGGCTAA
- a CDS encoding lipase family protein: MTTHDVVESLELSALAYHHIQTRFPGDHLTVIDDSATGVQCYLRRRGEELLISFRGTNSLRDWRTDLTFWKRCIPYGNESSKIRVHTGFLNAYKCPTVRGRIQSLVTPSVRKVRICGHSYGAALSVLCAVDLQYNFPEKDFEVMLFGCPRVGNRAFAKSYDKRVFKTLRVENGNDMVTKVPPALWGYRHVGIPIHVGDCRLPVVFSLHAHEAQSYYSSIFEKFKPQ, translated from the coding sequence ATGACAACCCATGACGTAGTGGAATCGCTCGAGCTATCGGCGCTTGCATACCACCATATCCAGACGAGATTTCCCGGCGATCATCTCACGGTAATCGACGACTCAGCGACCGGCGTGCAGTGTTATCTGCGCCGCAGAGGAGAGGAGCTTCTCATCTCCTTTCGAGGGACGAATTCTCTGCGCGACTGGCGAACCGATCTGACATTCTGGAAGCGGTGCATTCCCTACGGAAATGAGTCGTCAAAAATTCGTGTGCATACGGGCTTTCTCAACGCCTACAAGTGCCCTACGGTGCGTGGACGCATCCAAAGTCTCGTCACGCCCTCGGTGCGCAAGGTGCGCATCTGCGGCCACTCCTACGGCGCAGCGCTGTCGGTTCTCTGCGCGGTCGATCTGCAGTACAACTTCCCCGAGAAAGACTTTGAGGTTATGCTCTTCGGCTGCCCGCGGGTGGGCAACCGCGCTTTTGCAAAATCCTATGACAAGCGGGTGTTCAAGACGCTTCGCGTGGAAAATGGCAACGACATGGTCACCAAGGTACCGCCCGCGCTGTGGGGTTACCGCCATGTCGGCATACCGATTCATGTCGGTGACTGCCGTCTGCCAGTCGTGTTTTCTCTGCATGCGCATGAGGCGCAGAGTTACTACTCGTCGATATTTGAGAAATTCAAACCGCAGTGA